The region TCGGCAATCCGCGCAACGAGAACGAGCACCTGATTGATCCCCTCGATGAGGGTGACGAAGCGTAGGTCAGGCGCGGTCATCGAGCTGGCGCTGATACCAGAGCGCCCGATACGACACCTCGTAGCCAAGCGACGCGTACAGCCTGTGGGCGATCGGGTTGTCGGGCTCAGTCGTGAGCGCTGCGACTTCGATGTCGCGTGCACGTAAAGCGCTGAGGCCGGCCAGTACGGCGGCGCGGCCGAGGCCGAGCCCTCGATAGCGCTCGCTGACCATCACCGGCTCGGTGCGGCCCTCGCGCGGTCGGATCGCCGCCAACTCGGCGTGCGCGATCGAGCAGGTGCAGGCGGCAGCAATCTGGTCGTCGCTATCAACGATGACGAGGTCGAGTAGCGGATCGTAGTCCGGATCCGCACGGAACGCGTGCCACTTTCGCAAGGCAGCCTCGCGACGCCCGAACGCCTCTTCATAGAGTGCCAGCCAGGCATCCAGCTCGTCGGGCATACGCAGTGTGCGTACCCTGAAGCCGTCCGGCAGTGTGGGTTGTGGGGGTGGCGTGTCCAGCGGGCGCGTCATACGCAGCTCCTCCCCGCCGATGGCGTAGCCGTGCGCTTGAACGATCGTCCGGAGCAGGTCATCGTCGGAGCGGCAGAGAATGATGAGTCGATCAATGTCGGCAGCGCGGACCTGCCCCTCGGCCCACGCGATGATCTGGCTTTCACGCGTCCCGCGTGTATTGGGATGCACGAGCATGCCCAGATAGCGACCCTGCCAGAGCAGCGCGAACGCGACGAGCCGTCCGGATTCTTCGATTAGCCTGCTGTGACGCTGGCGGTCAAATGCGGAAATGGTGAGCGTCAGGCGCAATTCTGTCGAGCGCAACTCCATATCCACGTAGCCGGCACGCTCGCAGACGAGAAGCAGGTCGAGCACGCGCGGCAGGTCAGCATCCGAGCAGGTGCGCGTATT is a window of Thermomicrobiales bacterium DNA encoding:
- a CDS encoding GNAT family N-acetyltransferase is translated as MNTRTCSDADLPRVLDLLLVCERAGYVDMELRSTELRLTLTISAFDRQRHSRLIEESGRLVAFALLWQGRYLGMLVHPNTRGTRESQIIAWAEGQVRAADIDRLIILCRSDDDLLRTIVQAHGYAIGGEELRMTRPLDTPPPQPTLPDGFRVRTLRMPDELDAWLALYEEAFGRREAALRKWHAFRADPDYDPLLDLVIVDSDDQIAAACTCSIAHAELAAIRPREGRTEPVMVSERYRGLGLGRAAVLAGLSALRARDIEVAALTTEPDNPIAHRLYASLGYEVSYRALWYQRQLDDRA